A portion of the Streptococcus urinalis 2285-97 genome contains these proteins:
- a CDS encoding copper homeostasis protein CutC → MFIKEFCAENLTELFSLTSEKVQRVELCDNLAVGGTTPSYGVIKEAARHLHEKNITVATMIRPRGGNFVYNDLELRVMEEDILQAVELETDYLVLGLLTKENLLDHDGIQFLLPATKGLPLVFHMAFDSIPKTHQKEAIDELIEYGFTRILLHGSDEKNDIFNNIDHLNDLINYADGRIELMLGGGVTAENCNDLVKKTKVTAVHGTKIN, encoded by the coding sequence ATGTTTATCAAAGAATTTTGTGCTGAAAACTTAACCGAACTTTTTTCCCTAACTTCTGAAAAAGTTCAACGTGTGGAACTATGTGATAACTTAGCTGTTGGTGGAACCACACCTTCTTACGGTGTTATTAAAGAAGCAGCACGACACTTACATGAAAAGAATATCACCGTGGCAACTATGATTAGACCCCGTGGTGGCAATTTTGTTTATAATGATCTTGAATTAAGAGTTATGGAAGAAGATATCCTTCAAGCTGTGGAACTTGAAACTGATTACCTTGTACTAGGCTTACTAACGAAAGAAAATTTACTAGATCATGATGGTATTCAATTTTTATTACCAGCTACTAAAGGATTGCCTTTAGTCTTTCACATGGCATTTGATTCTATTCCAAAAACTCATCAAAAAGAAGCAATTGATGAATTGATTGAATACGGATTTACGCGTATTCTATTGCATGGATCAGATGAAAAAAATGACATTTTTAATAACATTGATCATTTAAATGACCTTATTAATTATGCAGATGGTCGCATTGAACTCATGCTTGGTGGTGGCGTAACTGCTGAAAATTGTAATGATTTAGTAAAAAAAACAAAAGTTACTGCTGTTCATGGCACTAAAATAAACTAA
- the rsmI gene encoding 16S rRNA (cytidine(1402)-2'-O)-methyltransferase, giving the protein MQIQKSFKDEKTSGCLYLIPTPIGNLQDMTFRSVETLKSVDFICAEDTRNTGILLKHFDIKTKQISFHEHNSKSKIPDLIDLLKQGFDLAQVSDAGMPSISDPGQDLVKEAVKEAISVVALPGASAGITGLIASGIMPQPHIFYGFLPRKKGQQIDFFTSKKHYEETQIFYESPFRVLDTLENMISVYGDRQICLVRELTKVFEEYQRGSISELITYLHENTLKGECLIIVEGFTKQEVDDKELLSEIDIKDLVSDLIDQGLKPNQAIKQVAKNYKLNRQDVYTIFHDIN; this is encoded by the coding sequence ATGCAAATCCAAAAAAGCTTTAAAGACGAAAAGACAAGTGGTTGTCTCTATTTAATACCTACTCCAATTGGGAATCTTCAGGACATGACTTTTAGAAGTGTTGAGACATTAAAGTCAGTTGATTTTATTTGTGCTGAAGATACTAGAAATACAGGTATATTACTCAAACATTTTGATATTAAAACAAAACAAATTAGTTTTCATGAACACAATTCAAAAAGTAAGATTCCAGATTTAATAGATTTGTTAAAGCAAGGATTTGATTTAGCACAAGTATCAGATGCAGGAATGCCCTCTATTTCAGATCCTGGACAAGATTTAGTGAAAGAAGCAGTTAAAGAAGCTATTTCTGTAGTCGCATTACCAGGAGCATCAGCTGGCATTACAGGTTTAATTGCCAGTGGTATTATGCCACAGCCACATATTTTTTATGGTTTTTTGCCACGAAAAAAAGGACAACAAATAGATTTTTTTACGTCAAAGAAACATTATGAAGAAACACAGATTTTCTATGAATCACCATTTAGAGTTCTAGACACTTTAGAAAATATGATCTCAGTTTACGGTGATCGTCAAATATGTTTGGTTAGGGAATTAACGAAAGTCTTCGAAGAGTATCAAAGAGGCTCCATTTCAGAACTGATTACTTATCTGCATGAAAATACTCTGAAAGGTGAATGCCTTATTATTGTTGAGGGATTTACAAAACAAGAAGTTGATGACAAAGAATTATTATCAGAAATAGACATAAAAGATTTGGTCAGTGATTTGATTGATCAGGGTCTAAAACCAAATCAAGCAATTAAGCAAGTTGCAAAAAACTATAAACTTAACAGACAAGATGTGTATACTATCTTTCATGACATAAACTAA
- the yabA gene encoding DNA replication initiation control protein YabA, translated as MFDAFDGLSQNLLVTLADIEALKKQVQSLVEENTTLRLENMKLRDRLSRHDHENHVKVSPGQGKVHLEGIYDEGFHICNDFYGQRRENDEDCIFCRELLDRK; from the coding sequence ATGTTTGATGCATTTGATGGTTTATCTCAAAATTTATTAGTTACTTTAGCAGACATTGAAGCATTAAAAAAACAAGTGCAATCTTTAGTAGAGGAAAATACGACACTTCGACTTGAAAACATGAAATTAAGAGATCGACTTAGTCGTCATGATCATGAAAATCATGTTAAGGTCTCACCGGGTCAGGGTAAGGTTCACTTAGAGGGCATCTATGACGAAGGTTTTCATATTTGCAACGATTTTTATGGGCAACGCCGTGAGAACGATGAAGACTGTATATTCTGCAGGGAATTATTAGATAGAAAGTAA